From a region of the Mycobacterium sp. SMC-8 genome:
- a CDS encoding aldehyde dehydrogenase family protein: protein MTASVRHLIGGHWIDGRGQSLLSVNPARPDVVVAEGSCAVAGDVDTAVAAAAAANTSWAATPLHQRGAVLLAAADLVERNAEPWGLELAVEEGKTRVEGVGEVRRAAQILRYYGNEGDRQAGEIFASPRAGEQILITRKPLGVVGVITPFNFPIAIPAWKIAPALVYGNTVLWKPASTVPLLAIRLAEALTDAGLPPGVLNLLIGDSDIGEALVDHPGLDGITFTGSTVVGRRIAAAAAARGVPAQAEMGGKNAAVVLDDADIDLAVEQVMLGAFRSTGQKCTATSRLIVTAGIADRFRDALLARARELRVGDPVDDATQMGPVVSAAAQQSISAGVDAAVDQGATVLTGGRPYTEGMLAHGYFVAPTILELDGAHADVWTDELFGPVLAIRRAADADEAFALADDSEFGLSAAVFTQDLTRALQAVDQIDVGVLHVNSESAGADPHVPFGGAKKSGLGPKEQGPAARDFFTHTTTVYLRGGRAGS, encoded by the coding sequence ATGACGGCATCGGTACGGCATCTGATCGGCGGCCACTGGATCGACGGAAGGGGTCAGTCGCTGCTGAGTGTGAACCCCGCCCGCCCGGATGTCGTCGTGGCCGAGGGCAGTTGCGCCGTGGCAGGCGATGTCGACACTGCGGTCGCCGCGGCGGCCGCGGCAAACACATCCTGGGCAGCGACGCCGCTGCACCAGCGGGGCGCGGTGCTGCTGGCCGCGGCGGACCTGGTCGAGCGCAACGCCGAACCGTGGGGGCTCGAGCTCGCCGTCGAGGAGGGCAAGACGCGGGTCGAAGGCGTCGGCGAAGTGCGCCGGGCCGCCCAGATCCTGCGCTATTACGGCAACGAGGGCGACCGGCAGGCCGGCGAGATCTTCGCCTCACCCCGCGCCGGTGAACAGATTCTCATCACCCGCAAGCCACTGGGCGTCGTCGGCGTCATCACCCCGTTCAACTTCCCGATCGCGATCCCGGCATGGAAGATCGCACCGGCGCTGGTCTACGGCAACACCGTGCTGTGGAAGCCGGCGAGTACCGTTCCGCTGCTGGCGATCCGACTCGCGGAGGCGCTCACCGACGCCGGCCTGCCGCCGGGTGTGCTCAACCTCCTGATCGGCGACTCGGACATCGGCGAAGCGTTGGTCGACCATCCCGGCCTGGACGGGATCACCTTCACCGGGTCCACCGTTGTGGGACGTCGGATCGCGGCCGCGGCCGCGGCCCGAGGTGTGCCGGCACAGGCGGAGATGGGCGGCAAGAACGCCGCCGTGGTGCTCGACGACGCCGACATCGACCTCGCGGTGGAGCAGGTGATGCTGGGCGCGTTCCGGTCCACCGGCCAGAAGTGCACGGCCACTTCGCGTCTGATCGTGACGGCCGGAATCGCCGACCGCTTCCGGGACGCGTTGCTCGCGCGCGCCCGGGAGCTGCGTGTGGGCGACCCTGTCGACGACGCGACACAGATGGGACCGGTGGTGAGCGCCGCGGCCCAGCAGTCCATCTCGGCCGGCGTCGACGCGGCTGTCGACCAGGGCGCCACGGTGCTCACCGGCGGCCGGCCCTATACCGAGGGCATGCTGGCCCATGGCTACTTCGTCGCGCCGACGATCCTCGAACTCGACGGCGCCCACGCCGACGTCTGGACCGACGAGCTGTTCGGGCCGGTGCTGGCCATCCGGCGCGCCGCCGACGCCGACGAGGCGTTCGCGCTGGCCGATGACAGCGAGTTCGGGCTCTCTGCAGCGGTTTTCACCCAGGACCTGACCCGCGCCCTGCAGGCCGTCGATCAGATCGATGTCGGGGTGCTGCACGTCAACTCGGAGTCGGCGGGCGCCGACCCCCATGTCCCGTTCGGCGGGGCGAAGAAGAGTGGGCTCGGCCCCAAGGAGCAGGGCCCGGCCGCGCGCGATTTCTTCACCCACACCACCACCGTGTATCTGCGTGGCGGCAGGGCAGGTTCGTGA
- a CDS encoding acyl-CoA dehydrogenase family protein: MTTMTAPRTKSVYSPLELFDTARLLEHDEREIAATVRKFVDTELRPNIEGWFESATLPRELGRRFGQLGVLGMHLQGYGCAGTNAVGYGLACLELEAGDSGFRSFVSVQGSLSMFSIYRYGSEEQKNEWLPRLASGEAIGCFGLTEPDFGSNPAGMRTRARRDGAGDNADWVLNGTKMWITNGNLADVATVWAQTDEGVRGFLVPTDTPGFTANAIHRKLSLRASVTSELVLDNVRLPASAQLPEAVGLSAPLSCLNEARFGIVFGALGAARDSLETTIAYAQTRDVFDKPLAGYQLTQEKLANMSVELGKGMLLAIHLGRIKDAEGVRPEQISLGKLNNVREALAIARECRTVLGGSGITLEYSPLRHANNLESVLTYEGTSEMHLLSIGKALTGHAAFRS, encoded by the coding sequence ATGACCACCATGACCGCACCGCGCACGAAGTCCGTCTACTCGCCGCTGGAATTGTTCGACACCGCCCGCTTGCTCGAACACGACGAACGTGAGATCGCGGCCACTGTAAGGAAATTCGTCGACACCGAACTGCGACCCAACATCGAGGGCTGGTTCGAGTCGGCCACGCTGCCCCGTGAGCTCGGCCGCCGCTTCGGCCAGCTCGGCGTGCTGGGCATGCATCTGCAGGGTTACGGCTGCGCCGGCACCAACGCCGTCGGCTACGGACTGGCCTGCCTGGAGCTGGAGGCCGGCGACAGCGGCTTCCGCAGCTTCGTCTCGGTGCAGGGCTCGCTGTCGATGTTCTCGATCTACCGCTACGGTTCCGAGGAGCAGAAGAACGAGTGGCTGCCGCGGCTGGCCTCGGGTGAGGCCATCGGGTGCTTCGGCCTGACCGAACCTGACTTCGGCTCCAATCCCGCCGGCATGCGCACCCGCGCCCGGCGTGACGGCGCCGGAGACAACGCAGACTGGGTGCTCAACGGCACCAAGATGTGGATCACCAACGGCAACCTGGCCGACGTCGCGACCGTGTGGGCGCAGACCGACGAAGGTGTCCGGGGTTTCCTGGTGCCCACCGACACACCAGGATTCACAGCGAACGCGATCCACCGCAAGCTCTCGCTGCGGGCGTCGGTGACCTCGGAGCTGGTGCTCGACAACGTCCGGCTACCCGCGTCGGCGCAGCTGCCGGAGGCTGTCGGGTTGAGCGCTCCGTTGTCCTGCCTGAACGAGGCCCGCTTCGGCATCGTGTTCGGTGCGCTCGGCGCCGCCCGCGACAGCCTGGAGACGACGATCGCCTACGCCCAGACCCGTGACGTCTTCGACAAACCCCTCGCCGGTTACCAGCTGACTCAGGAGAAACTGGCCAACATGAGCGTCGAACTGGGCAAGGGCATGCTGCTGGCCATCCACCTGGGCCGGATCAAGGACGCCGAGGGCGTGCGTCCGGAACAGATCAGCCTCGGCAAGCTCAACAACGTACGCGAGGCGCTGGCCATCGCACGTGAGTGCCGCACAGTGCTGGGCGGCAGCGGCATCACGCTGGAGTACTCGCCACTGCGCCACGCCAACAACCTGGAGTCCGTGCTGACCTACGAGGGCACCTCGGAAATGCACTTGTTGTCCATCGGCAAGGCGCTGACCGGCCACGCGGCATTCCGCTCATGA
- the gabT gene encoding 4-aminobutyrate--2-oxoglutarate transaminase — MTASLIGGPALAQVRRVHTEIPGPRSVELAQRRSAALPAGLTSGAGVYVAAAGGGVIVDVDGNSFIDLGSGIAVTTVGNSAPAVVERATAQLAEYTHTCFLATPYEPYIEVAERLNRLTPGHHPKRTALFNTGSEAVENAVKYARAATGRQAVVVFDHAFHGRSLLTMTMTAKNQPYKHGFGPFAPEVYRAPMAYPFRWPSGPQNCAEEAFAQFAQLVDAQIGADAVACVVVEPIQGEGGFIVPAEGFLQSVAEFCRERGILLVADEVQTGIARTGAWFASEHDGLVPDLITTAKGLAGGLPLAAVTGRADVMDVAHAGGIGGTYSGNPVACAAALGVFEEIETRGLVERARAVGDAMTAALRNIAATTDVIGEIRGRGAMIAAELVVPGSGEPNRDAVAAITTHCQRNGVLTLTAGTFGNVLRFLPPLSIPDELLTEAFDVLADGFAAL; from the coding sequence ATGACAGCGTCTCTGATCGGCGGCCCCGCACTCGCGCAGGTCCGCCGGGTGCACACCGAGATCCCCGGCCCCCGCTCCGTCGAACTCGCGCAGCGCCGCAGCGCCGCCCTTCCGGCCGGACTGACCAGCGGCGCCGGTGTCTACGTGGCTGCGGCCGGCGGCGGGGTGATCGTCGACGTGGACGGCAATTCGTTCATCGACCTCGGCAGCGGGATCGCGGTCACCACCGTCGGCAACTCGGCGCCGGCCGTCGTCGAGCGCGCCACGGCACAGCTGGCCGAGTACACCCACACCTGCTTTCTGGCCACCCCGTACGAGCCGTACATCGAGGTCGCCGAACGACTGAACCGGCTCACGCCGGGCCACCACCCCAAACGCACCGCGCTGTTCAACACCGGCAGCGAGGCCGTCGAGAACGCGGTCAAATACGCGCGCGCGGCGACCGGCCGGCAGGCGGTGGTGGTGTTCGACCACGCCTTCCACGGCCGCTCGCTGCTCACCATGACGATGACGGCGAAGAACCAGCCGTACAAGCACGGCTTCGGACCGTTCGCACCCGAGGTCTACCGGGCGCCGATGGCCTACCCGTTCCGCTGGCCGTCGGGTCCACAGAACTGCGCCGAGGAGGCCTTCGCACAGTTCGCCCAACTCGTCGACGCGCAGATCGGCGCGGACGCGGTGGCCTGCGTGGTGGTCGAACCGATTCAGGGCGAGGGAGGTTTCATCGTGCCCGCCGAGGGCTTCCTGCAGTCGGTGGCCGAGTTCTGCCGCGAGCGCGGCATCCTGTTGGTCGCCGACGAGGTACAGACCGGGATCGCGCGCACCGGCGCCTGGTTCGCCAGCGAACACGACGGACTGGTGCCGGATCTGATCACCACCGCCAAAGGGTTGGCCGGCGGGCTGCCGCTGGCCGCGGTCACCGGACGTGCCGACGTCATGGACGTCGCCCACGCCGGCGGGATCGGCGGGACCTACAGCGGCAATCCCGTCGCATGCGCGGCCGCACTGGGTGTGTTCGAGGAGATCGAGACCCGCGGACTGGTCGAGCGCGCCCGCGCCGTCGGCGACGCGATGACCGCGGCGCTGCGAAACATCGCCGCCACCACCGACGTCATCGGCGAGATCCGCGGTCGCGGCGCCATGATCGCCGCCGAGCTCGTGGTGCCCGGCAGCGGCGAGCCCAACCGCGACGCGGTGGCCGCGATCACCACGCACTGTCAGCGCAACGGCGTACTGACGTTGACCGCAGGCACTTTCGGCAACGTGCTGCGGTTCCTGCCGCCTCTGTCCATTCCCGACGAGCTGCTCACCGAGGCGTTCGACGTCCTCGCTGACGGATTCGCCGCCCTGTAG
- a CDS encoding cysteine hydrolase family protein translates to MSDTALLVIDMFNTYDHPDAEQLADSAADVVEPIAELVARAAEHDGVDLIYVNDNYGDFTANHIDIIKGALEGARPELVRPLVPAPHARFLTKVRHSAFYATPLDYLLSRLGARRIILTGQVTEQCILYTALDGYVRHYDVVVPPDAVAHIDGKLGRAALEMMGRNMKAELSKSTECLP, encoded by the coding sequence ATGAGTGATACCGCGCTGCTGGTGATCGACATGTTCAACACCTACGACCATCCCGACGCCGAGCAGTTGGCCGACAGCGCCGCCGACGTGGTCGAACCGATCGCCGAACTCGTCGCCCGGGCCGCCGAACACGACGGCGTCGACCTCATCTACGTCAACGACAACTACGGCGACTTCACGGCCAACCACATCGACATCATCAAGGGGGCGCTCGAAGGCGCTCGCCCGGAGCTGGTCCGCCCGCTGGTGCCCGCGCCCCACGCGCGTTTCCTGACCAAAGTGCGTCACAGCGCGTTCTATGCCACCCCGCTGGACTATCTGCTCAGCCGCCTCGGTGCCCGCCGGATCATCCTCACCGGACAGGTCACCGAGCAGTGCATCCTTTACACCGCCCTGGACGGATACGTCCGTCACTACGACGTCGTGGTGCCACCCGATGCGGTGGCGCACATCGACGGGAAGCTCGGCAGGGCGGCCCTGGAGATGATGGGCCGCAACATGAAGGCCGAACTGTCCAAGTCGACCGAATGCTTGCCCTGA